One part of the Arthrobacter tumbae genome encodes these proteins:
- a CDS encoding ROK family protein, whose product MASLTMETTIPTPLILSAGELRRQTDVLAVALSNLRNEFNPQVIVLGRFLGVLFAAAGHRPTEAVDADSIGDFGGEVRLERAALGNDMLLVGAAEAVFRQLTK is encoded by the coding sequence TTGGCTTCACTGACCATGGAAACCACCATTCCAACGCCGCTCATTTTATCCGCAGGTGAATTACGGCGGCAGACGGACGTGTTGGCCGTTGCGCTCAGCAACCTGAGGAACGAGTTTAATCCTCAAGTCATCGTGCTCGGAAGATTCTTAGGGGTGCTCTTCGCCGCCGCGGGGCATCGGCCGACGGAAGCTGTGGATGCCGATTCCATCGGCGATTTCGGTGGGGAAGTCCGCCTGGAACGGGCTGCGCTTGGAAACGACATGCTGCTCGTAGGTGCGGCGGAGGCTGTCTTCAGACAACTCACCAAATGA